AGTGTAGAGCAAACCTTTGCGCCCGGCCCAGTGCAGCGGCGCGACCGGTTAGAATGCGCCTCGCTTTTTGCAGGGGGTGCCGCACCAATGATCCTGGACCTGATCCGGCACGCCGCCACCGGTCGTGACGACCATCTGGACGGACGCACCGATCCTGCGCTGGAAACCGGCAGCACCGACGCGCTGTGCGAGCGCTATGCCGACCTCGCATGGGAGCGGGTGCTGTGCTCGCCGCGTCAGCGCGCCGTGGGCACCGCCGAGGCCCTGGCAGGGCCGCGTGGCCTGGACGTGGAGCCAGACGAGGAATGGGAAGAACTGGATTTCGGCGACTGGGATGGGCAACCGCTCGACGCACTGCCGATGCAGGCGCTGTCGGCCTTCCATCTGGACCCGCATGCCAACCCGCCGCCGCACGGCGAAAGCTGGGGCCATTTCGAGCGCCGCATCGCGCGTGCGCTGCACCGCCTGCTGGACGAACCGGACCCGGTACCAACCGTGGTGGTCAGCCATGGCGGCCCGTTGCGCATGGTGCTCTCGCAGGTCTGCGGCCTGCCGATGGCGATGTGCTGGGGCTTGCGCATCGACCACGGCACCCGCGTGCGGCTGCGCATCGAACGCGACGGCGACGACCTGTGGGGCGAGTTACTCGAGCTGCAACAACCGTAGCGACTCGCCACGCGTGTCCCACGCAACATCAACCCCGTTCGTCGTCCTCTGAAGCAAACGACGCATCATCCCCATCATCATCACTGACCACGGTCCGCTCATACACCGGCCCGGACGCCGGCGGCGCCTTCTTCAGCGGGTTGTCGGCAATGATCGCCTCATACTCCGCCACCAGCGCAGTACGCCGCGCTTCCGGCAACTCCTGCCAATGGCAGTCCTGCAACGCCCCTTCCAGCGAATACAACAGGTTGAGGCTGGGCTTGAACCCCGCGCGACGAACCTTCACGAACGCGCCCACCGCACCGCTGGCGGCCAGGTCCTCGGCCGTGCGCAGACCGACCTGGCGCAGCCAGGCGGCGCTCTTGGGGCCGATGTTGCGCAGCTTCGCGCTCATCCCAGCGCCTCGACGAACACCGCGGCAATCGCTTCCAGCCCTGCCTGGTCGTCCGCGTCGAAGCGCGACAGCACCGGGCTGTCCAGGTCGAACACGCCGACCAGGGTGTCGCCCTTGAACAGCGGCACCACCAGTTCCGAGCGCGAGGCCGAATCGCAGGCGATGTGGCCCGGGAACGCATCCACGTCCTCGATGCGCTGGGTCACCCGCTGCGTCGCCGCCGCCCCGCACACGCCCTTGCTGAGCGGAATGCGCACGCAGGCCGGCAAGCCCTGGAACGGGCCAACCACCAGCTCGGTGCCGTCGTAGAAGTAGAAACCCACCCAGTTCAGCTGCGGCAGGGCGTGGTAGACCAGCGCTGACAGGTTGGCGGCATTGGCGATGCGGTCGCGTTCCCCGTGCACCAGGGCGCGGGCCTGGGCCAGCAGCTGGCCGTACTGTTCCGGCTTGCTGCCGGTGAGCGTGGTGGTATCGAACATGCCCGCAGTCTAGCAAGCGGGGCCCGGGACCGGGCCGCCGGGCGCGGAACGCTGCGGTGCCGGTGATAATGCAGGCCCCTGTTCATCGGCCTGGCCATGTCCCCGTCCGCGCTCCCGCCTGCCTTTTACGTCACCGGCACCGATACCGGCATCGGCAAGACCTTCAGCAGCTGCGCCCTGCTGCACGCCCTGCGCCAGCGCGGGCACCGCGCGGTGGGCATGAAGCCGGTCGCCAGCGGCTGTGAAGACACCGCTGAAGGCCTGCGCAACGAAGACGCCACCGCACTGTTCGCCGCCAGCCTGCCGACCCCGGCCTACGCCGACCTCAATCCCTACGCACTGCCGCTGCCTCTGGCTCCCGAGCTGGCCGCCGCCGCGGCCGGGGTCACCCTGTCGCTGGCGCCGATCGAGGCCGCCTTCGCGCGGCTGCGCGCCCAGGCCGACACGGTGGTGGTGGAAGGCGTGGGCGGCTGGCTGGCGCCGCTCTCTACCACGCTGGACCAGTCGCACCTGGTGCACGCGCTGCAGCTGCCGGTGGTGATGGTGGTGGGCCTGCGCCTGGGCTGCCTGAACCATGCGCGGCTGACCGCGCAGGCCATCGCCGCCAGCGGCGCGACCTGCATCGGCTGGATCGCCAACGAGGTCGACCCGCAGATGGAACGCATCGACGACAACGTAGGCCTGCTGCGCGCGCGCCTGCCGCTGCCGTTCTGGGGCCGCCTGCCGTACGCGCCGGGCGCGGACCCGGCGCAGCTGGCCTGCCACCTGCTGACCAGCTGAGCCGCTTTCAGCGCACCGACAGCGTCGATACCAGGCGCGGCTTCTCGCGGTACAGCTGCGGGTACATGCGCTGCAGCGCCGCCACCTTGGGCTGGTCGTTGATGCGGATGTACAGGGATTCCGGGTGCAGGGTGAGGTAGTTCTGGTGGTAGCCCTCAGCCGCCTGGAACGGCTTGCCGCCATCCACCGTGGTCACCACCGGCGCCGCATACGCGCGTGCCTGCTGCAGCTGCGCGATATACGCCTTGGTGGCATCGCGCTGCGCGGCATCGTCGGCATACACCGCCGAGCGGTACTGGGTGCCACGGTCCGGGCCCTGGCGGTTGAGCTGGGTGGGGTCGTGCACCACCGAGAAGAACACCTGCATCAGTTGGCCATAGCTCACCTGGCTGGGGTCGTAGGTGACCTGCACCGCCTCGGCATGACCGGTACCGCCGCCGCTGACCCGCGCATAGTTGGCGTCGGCGCGACTGCCGCCGATGTAGCCGGAGACCGCGTTGTCCACGCCCTTGATGTGCTGGAAAACGCCCTGCACGCCCCAGAAGCAGCCGCCGGCGAACACTACTTGGGCACGTTTGCCCGGCAGCTTCAGATCGGCCGCGCCGCTCGGCGCCGGCACCGCCACCACCTTTTCGGCGCCCGCGGCATACGCAGGACGATCCAGGCTCAACACGGCGGTGACAGTAAGTGTGGCGATCACGGCGGCGATGCCACCGGCCACCAGTTTGTCTACGGAAAGTCGCATGGGTCTCTCCCGGTTCAACCGAAGGTAAAGGCGTAGGCGTGCACGCCGGGGTCAAGGAACTCGATCTCGAAAGTGCGTTTGCCGACATCGCCGTCCTGGCGGATCAACTGGTACAGGCGGTGTTCCTTCACCACGCCGCCGCCATCGGCATCGACGTCGCCACCGGCGGCCGCCCCCGGCGCCTGGCCATCCACGCGCACCCGGAAGCGCACTGCCTTGCCGTCCTCGCCGGGCGCCAGCACCAGGTGCAGGTCACGCGCGTGGAAGCGGAATGCGATGCGGCCGCCGGCGCGCTGCAGCTGCGCATCCTCGTCGCCCACCGTCCAGTTCCCGGCCAGCGCCCACTGGTTCAGCGCCAGCGACGGCGGCACCACGTAATCAGCGGGCTGGTCGTTGCGCTGCCCACCGGGCGAAGCGAAGTTCTCCGCACGTCCATGGCCCAGGTAGGTCTCCGGCGATTTCAGGTTACGCATGTCGGCCTGCCGCTCCACGCCTTCGCGCGGGGCTGCGGCCGCCATGGCCATGGCCTGCGCCGGTTCGTCGGGCAGGGTGGCGCCGTTCTCGCGCAGCAGCTGGCGGATGATCTGCTCGGACTGTTTGTAGTTGCCTTCGCCGAAATGGTGCGCGCGGATCTGGCCCTTGCCGTCGATGAAGTAGTGCGCCGGCCAGTAGCGGTTGTTGAAACCGCGCCAGATCGCGAAATCGTTGTCGATCGCTACCGGGTAGGTGATCTTCAACTCGTCCACCGCGCCCATCACGTTGCGCAGGTTGCGTTCGAAGGCGAACTCCGGCGCGTGCACGCCGATCACCACCAGGCCCTGGTCGCGGTAGCGCTGCTCCCACTCGCGCACGTAGGGCAGGGCGCGCAGGCAGTTGATGCAGGAATAGGTCCAGAAATCGACCAGCACCACCTTGCCACGCAGACCTTCGGCGCTCAGCGGCGGGCTGTTGAGCCAGCCGGTGGCACCGGCCAGCGAGGGCAGCGTACCTTCCACCGGCAGCGGTGCATTGGCGTCGGCCGCGCGCATCATCATCGCCGGGCCGGCCTGCGGGGTCTGGCCGGGCAGGGTGTCGAGCAGGCCCTGCTCCAGCTTCGCGGTGCTGACCGTGGAAAGACGGGTCAACACGCCGGTATCCCAGCCCATCGCGATGGCCACCACCGCCAGCAATGCGGCCACACCCAGCCCGCGGCGGATCCACTCACCGGCGCCCAGGCGCTGCTTGAGCGCGGTGAACACCCGCCCACCGATCCAGATCGCCAGCGCCAGCGAGGTCGCCGCGCCCAGCGCGTAGGCCAGCAGCAGGCCGCTGGTGCCCACGCTGGCGCCCTGCAGCGCCGCGCCGGTCAGGATCAGGCCGAGGATGGGCCCGGCGCACGGCGCCCACAGCAGCCCGGTGGCCACGCCGATCAGTAGGGAGGTGCCCACCCCGCCACGACCGGCGTCGCTGGCCTTGTCGGCCGAAGCGCTCAGGCGCGCGCCCAGCCGCTGGAACGGGGAGAGCATGCGGTCGGCCAGGGTGGGCCACAGCAGCGCCAGCGCGAACAGCGCCATCACCACCAGCGCGATCCAGCGCCCCACCTGGTTGGCCTGCGCCACCCACTGGCTGCCCACCGCCGCCAGGCTGGCCACCACCGCGAACATCAGCGCCATGCCGACCAGCAGCGGCAACCCGCTGCGCAGGAACGGCCGGTCCGAGCGCGCGAACACGAACGGCAGCACCGGCAGGATGCACGGGCTGAGGATGGTCAATACGCCGCCAAGATAGGCCAGTACAAGCAGGATCATCAGTGAGTCCCTGTAAACGGATGGATCGCGGATTCGTTACGTGCGGTTCGGTATCCGCACGCGTGTCTCGTCGTCAGCGGCGACGAAGTTCATCGCCACGCCGTTCATGCAGTAGCGCAGGCCGGTCGGGCGCGGGCCGTCGTCGAATACATGGCCCAGGTGCCCACCACAGCGCCGGCAGTGCGCCTCCACCCGGACCATGCCCAGCGTGGTGTCGCGGTCCTCGGCCACCGCGTTGTGCAGCGGCGCCCAGAAGCTCGGCCAGCCGGTGCCGCTGTCGAACTTGGTGGAGGAGGAGAACAGCGCCAGCCCGCATCCGGCACAGGCGAACGTACCGCGCCGGTGTTCCTTGTTGAGCGGGCTGCTGAAGGGGCGCTCGGTGCTCTGCCGGCGCAGCACCGAATACTGCGCAGGCGTGAGCTGCTCGCGCCATTGCGCGTCGGTGCGCATCACTTCAAAGCGGCGCGAGGCCACCGGAGCGGCCGGGGCGCTGGCGCTGCAGGCGGTGAGCCCGAACAGCCCGGCGGCGGCGCCCAGGGCGCCCATGCCAAGCACTCTGCGACGGGTGAACTGCATGGCCGATCTCCAGCTCTGGATACGATGGGGCCATGCTGCGCCCCGGCCGATCAACGAATCCTCACGCATGGTTAAATTTTCCGTGACACATTCAGGTCCGGATCCGACCACAATGCG
This portion of the Stenotrophomonas aracearum genome encodes:
- a CDS encoding GAF domain-containing protein, coding for MFDTTTLTGSKPEQYGQLLAQARALVHGERDRIANAANLSALVYHALPQLNWVGFYFYDGTELVVGPFQGLPACVRIPLSKGVCGAAATQRVTQRIEDVDAFPGHIACDSASRSELVVPLFKGDTLVGVFDLDSPVLSRFDADDQAGLEAIAAVFVEALG
- the msrB gene encoding peptide-methionine (R)-S-oxide reductase MsrB gives rise to the protein MQFTRRRVLGMGALGAAAGLFGLTACSASAPAAPVASRRFEVMRTDAQWREQLTPAQYSVLRRQSTERPFSSPLNKEHRRGTFACAGCGLALFSSSTKFDSGTGWPSFWAPLHNAVAEDRDTTLGMVRVEAHCRRCGGHLGHVFDDGPRPTGLRYCMNGVAMNFVAADDETRVRIPNRT
- the bioD gene encoding dethiobiotin synthase produces the protein MSPSALPPAFYVTGTDTGIGKTFSSCALLHALRQRGHRAVGMKPVASGCEDTAEGLRNEDATALFAASLPTPAYADLNPYALPLPLAPELAAAAAGVTLSLAPIEAAFARLRAQADTVVVEGVGGWLAPLSTTLDQSHLVHALQLPVVMVVGLRLGCLNHARLTAQAIAASGATCIGWIANEVDPQMERIDDNVGLLRARLPLPFWGRLPYAPGADPAQLACHLLTS
- the msrA gene encoding peptide-methionine (S)-S-oxide reductase MsrA, whose amino-acid sequence is MRLSVDKLVAGGIAAVIATLTVTAVLSLDRPAYAAGAEKVVAVPAPSGAADLKLPGKRAQVVFAGGCFWGVQGVFQHIKGVDNAVSGYIGGSRADANYARVSGGGTGHAEAVQVTYDPSQVSYGQLMQVFFSVVHDPTQLNRQGPDRGTQYRSAVYADDAAQRDATKAYIAQLQQARAYAAPVVTTVDGGKPFQAAEGYHQNYLTLHPESLYIRINDQPKVAALQRMYPQLYREKPRLVSTLSVR
- a CDS encoding histidine phosphatase family protein; this translates as MILDLIRHAATGRDDHLDGRTDPALETGSTDALCERYADLAWERVLCSPRQRAVGTAEALAGPRGLDVEPDEEWEELDFGDWDGQPLDALPMQALSAFHLDPHANPPPHGESWGHFERRIARALHRLLDEPDPVPTVVVSHGGPLRMVLSQVCGLPMAMCWGLRIDHGTRVRLRIERDGDDLWGELLELQQP
- a CDS encoding cytochrome c biogenesis protein DipZ is translated as MILLVLAYLGGVLTILSPCILPVLPFVFARSDRPFLRSGLPLLVGMALMFAVVASLAAVGSQWVAQANQVGRWIALVVMALFALALLWPTLADRMLSPFQRLGARLSASADKASDAGRGGVGTSLLIGVATGLLWAPCAGPILGLILTGAALQGASVGTSGLLLAYALGAATSLALAIWIGGRVFTALKQRLGAGEWIRRGLGVAALLAVVAIAMGWDTGVLTRLSTVSTAKLEQGLLDTLPGQTPQAGPAMMMRAADANAPLPVEGTLPSLAGATGWLNSPPLSAEGLRGKVVLVDFWTYSCINCLRALPYVREWEQRYRDQGLVVIGVHAPEFAFERNLRNVMGAVDELKITYPVAIDNDFAIWRGFNNRYWPAHYFIDGKGQIRAHHFGEGNYKQSEQIIRQLLRENGATLPDEPAQAMAMAAAAPREGVERQADMRNLKSPETYLGHGRAENFASPGGQRNDQPADYVVPPSLALNQWALAGNWTVGDEDAQLQRAGGRIAFRFHARDLHLVLAPGEDGKAVRFRVRVDGQAPGAAAGGDVDADGGGVVKEHRLYQLIRQDGDVGKRTFEIEFLDPGVHAYAFTFG
- a CDS encoding TfoX/Sxy family protein, yielding MSAKLRNIGPKSAAWLRQVGLRTAEDLAASGAVGAFVKVRRAGFKPSLNLLYSLEGALQDCHWQELPEARRTALVAEYEAIIADNPLKKAPPASGPVYERTVVSDDDGDDASFASEDDERG